The proteins below come from a single Bacillota bacterium genomic window:
- a CDS encoding carbohydrate ABC transporter permease, which yields MAAGEQPGFNLTGAPRLGTRSAAAATRRRVRWGTALGVRLALILVSLGFLLPFLWMVTTSLKPTELVLAYPPVWWPPEPRWDNYVKAVEAVPFFRYFLNTLVYGCASALGVLVSCPLVAYSLAKIRWREREALLILILATMLVPFPVTMVPLYVTFARLGWINTLLPLVVPAFLGNAFFIFLLRQFFMTIPEELSDAARIDGASELQILCRVLLPLSRPVLAVVALFQFLNAWNDFLGPLIYLQDGRKFTLAVGLQMYRGTNYVQWDLLMAASTLVVLPTLALFFMTQKTFIEGITLTGLKG from the coding sequence ATGGCGGCTGGAGAGCAGCCCGGGTTCAACCTCACGGGCGCGCCCCGGCTAGGTACCCGCTCCGCGGCGGCCGCGACCAGGCGGCGCGTCCGGTGGGGAACGGCCCTTGGCGTGCGGTTGGCCCTGATCCTGGTCAGCCTGGGCTTCCTTCTGCCGTTTCTCTGGATGGTCACCACGTCGCTCAAGCCGACGGAGCTGGTGCTGGCCTACCCGCCCGTCTGGTGGCCGCCAGAGCCTAGATGGGACAATTACGTCAAGGCAGTGGAGGCTGTGCCGTTCTTCCGATACTTCCTCAACACCCTGGTTTACGGGTGCGCAAGCGCTCTCGGAGTGCTGGTGAGCTGTCCCCTGGTTGCCTACAGCCTCGCCAAGATTCGCTGGAGAGAGCGGGAGGCGCTCCTGATCCTCATCCTGGCCACCATGCTGGTGCCTTTCCCGGTCACCATGGTGCCGCTGTACGTCACGTTCGCGCGCCTGGGCTGGATCAACACCCTTCTCCCGCTGGTGGTGCCCGCTTTCCTTGGCAACGCCTTTTTCATCTTCCTGCTCCGGCAGTTCTTCATGACCATCCCCGAGGAGCTCTCCGACGCTGCCCGCATCGACGGCGCCTCGGAACTGCAGATCCTCTGCCGCGTGCTGCTGCCGCTGTCGAGGCCCGTGCTCGCGGTGGTGGCGCTGTTCCAGTTCCTCAATGCGTGGAACGACTTCCTGGGCCCTCTCATCTACCTGCAGGACGGGCGGAAGTTCACGCTGGCCGTCGGGCTGCAGATGTACCGGGGGACCAACTACGTGCAGTGGGACCTCCTCATGGCGGCTTCGACGCTGGTGGTGCTACCGACTCTCGCCCTCTTCTTCATGACCCAGAAGACCTTCATCGAAGGCATCACCCTGACGGGCCTCAAGGGATAG
- a CDS encoding sugar ABC transporter permease, whose product MTQARLKGLAFASPWILGFLLFTLYPVGSAVYYSFTEFTGLGKARWVGLSNYVHMLKQDEVFWLSFYNTMYYLSLAVPIGFVIGLGLALLLNARLREISFYRTAVYLPYIIPAFAASFIWLWVLNPQFGLLNLLLDRLGIFGPGWIADPQWSKPSIVMMAQWGAGGSAIIFLAALQDVPRDLYEAAELDGATPWQRFSRITLPMISPVVLFHVIMAVFQGFQVFTPAYIMTSGGPANSTLFYVLYLYRNAFQYGRMGYASAMAWVLFLVSLVTALAILRSSARWVYYQGEQR is encoded by the coding sequence ATGACTCAAGCGCGCCTCAAGGGGTTGGCGTTTGCGAGTCCATGGATCCTGGGGTTCTTGCTGTTCACCCTCTACCCGGTCGGCTCCGCGGTGTACTACAGCTTCACAGAGTTCACCGGCCTCGGGAAAGCGCGGTGGGTGGGCCTCTCCAACTACGTCCACATGCTGAAGCAGGACGAGGTCTTCTGGCTTTCCTTTTACAACACCATGTACTACCTCTCCCTGGCAGTCCCCATCGGCTTCGTCATCGGGTTGGGCCTGGCGTTGCTCCTCAACGCGAGGCTACGGGAGATCTCCTTCTACCGCACCGCCGTCTACTTGCCGTATATCATTCCTGCGTTCGCCGCTTCCTTCATCTGGCTGTGGGTACTCAACCCGCAGTTTGGGCTGCTCAATCTGCTCCTGGACAGGCTGGGCATCTTCGGCCCCGGGTGGATAGCGGACCCGCAGTGGTCCAAGCCGTCCATCGTGATGATGGCCCAGTGGGGGGCAGGAGGGTCGGCCATCATCTTCCTGGCGGCGCTTCAAGACGTTCCGCGTGACCTGTACGAAGCCGCCGAACTGGATGGGGCGACGCCGTGGCAGCGGTTCAGCCGGATCACCCTGCCCATGATCAGTCCCGTCGTGCTGTTTCACGTCATCATGGCGGTGTTCCAGGGATTCCAGGTGTTCACCCCGGCGTACATCATGACCAGCGGAGGGCCTGCCAACTCGACGCTCTTCTACGTCCTGTACCTCTACCGCAATGCCTTTCAATATGGCCGGATGGGCTACGCGTCGGCCATGGCGTGGGTGCTCTTCCTCGTCTCGCTGGTCACGGCCCTGGCCATCCTGCGCAGTTCGGCCCGCTGGGTCTACTACCAGGGAGAACAGAGGTGA